One genomic region from Eublepharis macularius isolate TG4126 chromosome 18, MPM_Emac_v1.0, whole genome shotgun sequence encodes:
- the MAPK6 gene encoding mitogen-activated protein kinase 6, with protein sequence MAEKFESLMNIHGFDLGSRYMDLKPLGCGGNGLVFSAVDNDCDKRVAVKKIVLTDPQSVKHALREIKIIRRLDHDNIVKVFEILGPSGSHLTDDVGSLTELNCVYIVQEYMETDLANLLEQGPLLEEHARLFMYQLLRGLKYIHSANVLHRDLKPANLFINTEDLVLKIGDFGLARIMDPHYSHKGHLSEGLVTKWYRSPRLLLSPNNYTKAIDMWAAGCIFAEMLTGKTLFAGAHELEQMQLILESIPVVHEEDRQELLNVIPVYIKNDMTEPHKPLTQLLPGISPEALDFLEQILTFSPMDRLTAEEALSHPYMSIYSFPTDEPISSHPFHIEDEVDDILLMDESHSQTYNWERYHESQFSDHDWPIHNNFEADEVQRDPRALSDGTDEEEVQVDPRKYLDGDREKYLEDPAFDTHFSTEPCWPYPDHHENKYCDLECSHTCNYKMRSTSYLDNLVWRESEVNHYYEPKLIIDLSNWKEQSKEKSDKKGKSKCERNGLVKAQIALEEASQQLAEKEREKHQGFDFDSFIAGTIQLSLQHESTEVDKLNDLNSSVSNLESRGISKSVSREKQEKGMANLAQLEALYQNSWDSQLVSGGEECFLIDQFCCEVRKDEQMEKENTYTSYLDRFFSKKEDAEVLETEPVEDGKLGEKDREGSFISNSGEFLFNKHLEAIGIPQFHSPVGSPLKSIQATLTPSAMKSSPQIPHKTYSSILKHLN encoded by the exons ATGGCAGAGAAGTTTGAAAGCCTAATGAACATTCATGGTTTTGATCTGGGTTCTCGGTATATGGACTTAAAACCACTGGGCTGCGGTGGCAATGGCTTAGTTTTTTCTGCTGTCGATAATGACTGTGACAAAAGAGTGGCTGTCAAGAAAATTGTCCTTACAGATCCTCAGAGTGTGAAGCATGCTCTGCGTGAGATCAAAATTATTAGAAGGCTTGACCACGACAACATTGTCAAAGTATTTGAAATCCTTGGTCCCAGCGGGAGTCACTTGACGGATGACGTCGGCTCTCTGACAGAACTGAACTGCGTTTACATTGTTCAAGAGTACATGGAGACAGACCTGGCTAATCTGTTGGAGCAAGGGCCCTTACTGGAAGAACACGCTAGGCTCTTCATGTACCAGCTGCTACGTGGCCTCAAGTATATCCACTCTGCAAATGTTCTGCACAGAGATCTCAAACCAGCTAACCTGTTCATTAATACTGAAGACTTGGTGCTGAAAATTGGTGACTTTGGTCTTGCACGGATCATGGATCCTCACTATTCCCATAAG GGTCATCTTTCTGAAGGATTGGTAACTAAATGGTACAGATCACCTCGCCTTTTGCTGTCTCCCAACAACTATACTAAAGCCATTGATATGTGGGCTGCAGGTTGCATCTTTGCTGAAATGCTGACAGGGAAAACTCTCTTTGCAG GTGCACATGAACTTGAACAGATGCAGCTGATTTTAGAATCGATTCCGGTTGTTCATGAGGAAGATCGTCAGGAACTTCTGAACGTCATTCCAGTTTACATTAAAAATGACATGACTGAGCCACACAAACCTTTAACTCAGCTCCTCCCAGGCATTAGCCCTGAAG CACTGGACTTCCTGGAACAAATACTGACCTTCAGTCCTATGGATCGATTGACAGCGGAAGAAGCTTTGTCCCATCCTTATATGAGCATTTACTCCTTCCCAACTGATGAGCCCATTTCAAGCCACCCTTTTCATATCGAGGATGAGGTGGATGACATTTTGCTCATGGATGAAAGTCACAGTCAAACCTATAATTGGGAAAG ATACCACGAAAGTCAGTTTTCAGACCACGACTGGCCTATCCATAACAACTTTGAAGCTGATGAAGTTCAGCGTGATCCAAGAGCTCTTTCTGATGGGACTGATGAGGAGGAAGTGCAAGTAGATCCTCGCAAATATTTGGATGGCGACCGTGAAAAGTATCTGGAGGATCCAGCTTTTGACACCCACTTCTCTACTGAGCCTTGCTGGCCATATCCAGATCACCATGAAAACAAGTATTGTGATCTGGAATGTAGCCACACCTGTAATTACAAAATGAGGTCTACTTCCTACCTAGATAATTTAGTTTGGAGAGAGAGTGAAGTGAATCATTACTATGAGCCTAAGCTTATAATAGATCTTTCAAACTGGAAGGAGCAGAGTAAAGAGAAGTCAGACAAGAAAGGCAAGTCAAAGTGTGAAAGGAATGGCTTAGTGAAAGCTCAGATAGCGCTTGAGGAAGCCTCACAGCAGCTGGCcgaaaaggagagggagaagcATCAGGGGTTTGACTTTGATTCGTTCATAGCAGGAACCATCCAGCTTAGCTTGCAGCATGAGTCGACTGAAGTGGATAAATTAAACGACTTGAATAGTTCAGTGTCCAACCTAGAATCGAGAGGAATATCCAAGTCAGTAAGTAGAGAGAAGCAAGAAAAAGGAATGGCCAACTTGGCCCAGTTGGAAGCTCTGTACCAAAACTCGTGGGATAGTCAGCTTGTGAGCGGGGGGGAGGAGTGTTTTCTTATAGACCAGTTTTGTTGTGAAGTAAGGAAAGATGAGCAGATGGAGAAGGAAAACACTTACACCAGTTACCTGGACAGGTTTTTTAGCAAGAAGGAGGATGCTGAAGTGCTGGAAACTGAGCCAGTTGAAGATGGGAAGCTCGGGGAGAAGGACAGAGAAGGAAGTTTTATTAGTAATAGCGGGGAATTTCTTTTTAACAAGCACCTCGAAGCGATAGGTATTCCCCAGTTTCACAGTCCTGTTGGCTCCCCACTTAAATCAATACAGGCCACATTAACACCTTCTGCTATGAAATCATCTCCTCAGATTCCCCATAAAACATACAGCAGCATTCTGAAACACCTAAATTAA